A part of Gemmatimonas groenlandica genomic DNA contains:
- a CDS encoding Ig-like domain-containing protein, producing the protein MQRVAYAVVMMVVMTACGGGGTDGPVAPPAPVLSTVTVAIAPSTVQLGQSASATAELRTSAGAVLTGRAVSWSSATPSVASVDANGVITSVAVGTATISATSEGKTGTATITVIPIPVASVSVTGVTTLTPGSASGFTALLRDAAGATLANRAVSWSSSDVSVAQVSAAGNVLAIAPGTTTISATSEGRTGSVVLTVRYNIATVVFNGATRVKVGDSYPYTITARLADGTVVTPPAIWGVTEAGRAVVNSNGMLMPLQAGTFTIQLLIDGGLWTTSITAYDWRAFTSGGSAFVSIEADIAVANRSGVNDRPELVVSCGTDGYFSLWVRTPHIVTQNGSVAYLFDGGAAQGATWRELSPDYRTLWHPGTNGSTKTFAAQIAASRQFGFGFGEFMGATKATIFRVTGLAPLVAPLYTMCPSNAIVAGAPGAGGKVAMPLAEGARVMAAYETARGVPRAARVSVDAAARAVAASSAADGSVLLRAWPVWTASTVETRQAKRVR; encoded by the coding sequence ATGCAACGTGTTGCGTATGCAGTGGTGATGATGGTTGTGATGACCGCGTGCGGCGGCGGGGGAACCGATGGACCGGTCGCGCCGCCGGCACCGGTATTGTCCACGGTGACGGTCGCGATCGCGCCGAGCACAGTTCAGTTGGGGCAGAGTGCCAGTGCGACGGCGGAGTTGCGCACGTCAGCGGGCGCGGTGCTCACGGGACGCGCGGTGTCGTGGAGCTCGGCGACGCCGTCGGTGGCCTCGGTGGACGCGAACGGCGTGATCACGAGTGTGGCGGTGGGTACGGCCACGATCTCGGCTACGAGTGAGGGGAAGACGGGCACGGCGACGATCACGGTGATCCCGATTCCGGTGGCGTCGGTGAGCGTGACGGGGGTGACCACGCTCACGCCGGGTTCGGCGTCGGGATTTACGGCCCTGTTGCGTGACGCCGCGGGCGCGACGCTCGCCAATCGCGCGGTGAGCTGGAGCAGCAGCGACGTGAGCGTGGCACAGGTATCGGCCGCGGGCAACGTGCTCGCGATTGCACCGGGTACCACGACCATCTCGGCCACCAGTGAAGGACGCACGGGCAGTGTCGTGCTCACGGTGCGGTACAACATCGCGACCGTCGTGTTCAACGGCGCAACGCGAGTGAAGGTGGGAGACAGCTACCCGTACACCATCACGGCGCGCCTGGCCGATGGCACGGTGGTCACGCCGCCGGCGATCTGGGGCGTCACCGAGGCAGGCCGTGCGGTCGTGAACTCGAACGGCATGCTGATGCCGCTACAGGCGGGGACGTTCACGATACAGCTGCTCATCGATGGCGGGCTGTGGACCACAAGCATCACGGCGTACGATTGGCGCGCCTTCACGTCAGGTGGGAGCGCGTTCGTCTCGATCGAGGCGGACATCGCGGTGGCCAATCGCTCTGGCGTCAACGACCGGCCCGAACTCGTCGTGTCGTGCGGAACGGACGGCTACTTCTCTCTGTGGGTACGCACACCGCACATCGTGACGCAGAACGGTTCCGTCGCCTATCTCTTTGACGGCGGCGCCGCCCAGGGCGCCACCTGGCGCGAGCTGTCGCCCGACTATCGCACGTTGTGGCATCCGGGGACGAACGGCAGCACCAAGACCTTCGCCGCACAGATCGCGGCTTCACGTCAGTTCGGCTTCGGCTTCGGCGAGTTCATGGGTGCAACGAAGGCTACGATCTTTCGTGTAACCGGGTTGGCTCCCTTGGTGGCGCCGCTGTATACGATGTGCCCGAGCAACGCGATCGTGGCGGGTGCGCCGGGGGCGGGTGGTAAAGTTGCGATGCCGCTCGCGGAAGGAGCGCGGGTGATGGCGGCGTATGAGACGGCGCGTGGTGTGCCGAGAGCGGCGCGTGTGTCGGTCGACGCGGCGGCGCGTGCGGTGGCGGCGTCGAGTGCGGCGGATGGCTCGGTGTTGCTGCGGGCGTGGCCGGTGTGGACGGCCAGCACGGTGGAGACGAGGCAGGCGAAGCGGGTTCGGTAG
- a CDS encoding DUF3088 family protein, translating to MSECDDEVSNMAMIHDHLFLLRADFADPALGPGAYHCTDCARIEGLLSYFPRLRTQLDVTYVDLPRPRAPIVELLGQAYQNCPVLVVLNARPEHAALLRESPDTGRPYCTGADDITAYLHAAYGVSAAHP from the coding sequence ATGAGTGAATGCGATGATGAAGTTTCAAACATGGCCATGATTCACGACCACCTGTTTCTCCTACGCGCCGACTTTGCCGACCCCGCACTCGGCCCGGGCGCGTACCACTGCACCGACTGCGCGCGCATTGAAGGGTTGTTGAGCTACTTCCCGCGTCTCCGGACCCAGCTCGACGTGACCTATGTCGACCTGCCGCGGCCGCGCGCGCCGATCGTGGAGTTGCTTGGGCAGGCGTATCAGAACTGTCCGGTGTTGGTGGTACTGAACGCGCGGCCAGAGCACGCGGCGTTGCTTCGTGAGAGTCCGGACACGGGGCGGCCGTATTGCACGGGCGCCGATGACATCACGGCGTACCTGCACGCGGCGTACGGGGTGAGTGCGGCGCATCCGTAG
- a CDS encoding protein kinase domain-containing protein: protein MSSPHARLADAIADRYTILREVGEGGMATVFLAEDRKHDRKVALKVLKPELAAALGADRFPREIKTVAQFNHPHILSLYDSGEVQGFLFYVMPYVEGESLRERLDRDKQLPVNDVVRIMHEVADALAYSHARGVVHRDIKPGNVLLSGRHAVVTDFGVAKAVSASGNDKATTTGMAVGTPQYMAPEQAMGEVDVDHRADIYALGLLGYEMLAGRPTFDAPSAQGLLAAHVMAVPADIQTLRPDTPPLLAAAIMRCLAKQRDDRWASADELLAQLEQIPSAPTGGMTPAQTAPHKATAVRPASRRGALIGIATAVLVLGGAAGALYVNRNSTSDSARIEKMGVMPIEDISGKDSLFVAAMHDALTSALTRANVGAVASRSAMMRYNKSSKTTEEIAGELALGAIVETTVFRAGDIMRINVQLSDPVTTRVIWSDTYERNVSNVLAAQSEVVALVATGIGGALSGTKTLGERK, encoded by the coding sequence GTGAGCTCTCCCCACGCCCGTCTCGCCGACGCCATCGCCGACCGCTACACCATTCTCCGCGAAGTGGGCGAGGGTGGCATGGCCACCGTGTTCCTGGCCGAAGACCGCAAGCACGATCGCAAGGTCGCGCTCAAGGTGCTCAAGCCGGAGCTGGCGGCGGCGCTCGGCGCCGATCGCTTTCCGCGCGAAATCAAGACCGTCGCCCAGTTCAACCACCCGCACATTCTCTCGCTCTACGACTCGGGCGAGGTGCAGGGGTTTTTGTTCTACGTCATGCCGTACGTCGAGGGCGAGTCGCTGCGCGAACGGCTCGATCGCGACAAGCAGCTGCCCGTCAACGACGTCGTCCGCATCATGCACGAAGTGGCCGACGCGCTTGCCTACTCTCATGCGCGTGGCGTGGTACATCGCGACATCAAGCCGGGCAACGTGTTGCTGTCGGGGCGTCATGCCGTGGTCACCGACTTCGGCGTCGCCAAGGCGGTGAGTGCGTCGGGTAACGACAAGGCCACCACCACCGGCATGGCGGTGGGCACGCCGCAGTACATGGCGCCCGAGCAGGCGATGGGCGAAGTGGATGTCGATCATCGCGCCGACATCTATGCGCTGGGGCTACTCGGCTACGAAATGCTGGCCGGTCGCCCCACCTTCGACGCGCCGTCGGCGCAGGGGCTGCTGGCGGCGCACGTGATGGCCGTGCCCGCCGACATTCAGACGCTGCGCCCTGACACCCCACCGCTCTTGGCCGCCGCGATCATGCGCTGTCTCGCCAAGCAACGTGACGATCGCTGGGCCAGCGCCGACGAACTGCTCGCGCAACTCGAGCAGATTCCGAGTGCGCCGACTGGCGGTATGACGCCGGCGCAGACGGCGCCGCACAAGGCCACGGCGGTTCGGCCGGCGTCGCGACGCGGCGCACTGATCGGCATCGCGACCGCGGTGCTCGTACTCGGCGGCGCCGCCGGCGCGCTGTACGTGAATCGCAACAGCACCAGCGACAGCGCGCGCATCGAAAAGATGGGCGTCATGCCGATCGAAGACATCTCCGGAAAGGACTCCCTGTTCGTGGCCGCCATGCACGATGCGCTCACCAGCGCCCTCACCCGCGCCAACGTTGGCGCGGTGGCGTCGCGCTCGGCCATGATGCGCTACAACAAGAGCAGCAAGACCACTGAAGAAATCGCCGGAGAACTCGCACTCGGCGCCATCGTGGAAACCACCGTGTTCCGCGCGGGCGACATCATGCGTATCAACGTGCAGCTCAGTGACCCGGTCACCACCCGCGTGATCTGGTCGGATACCTACGAACGGAACGTCAGCAACGTGCTCGCGGCGCAGAGTGAAGTCGTAGCCCTCGTGGCCACCGGCATCGGCGGCGCGTTGAGCGGAACGAAGACCTTGGGAGAACGGAAATGA
- a CDS encoding PD40 domain-containing protein: MKRWPFVLTLALLAACGGADTITANAVPTAVALSPDGVRHASASFSPDGKHIAYWTPAADSTKDWVLTVANADLSAPTTMPVRANQPDMPVWHPDGTRLATVSSQYSATWDIVQVTLSTGDVKRLTSDPGIEDPNAWSGDGRTIAFVRSSPEGSIRSDILTVADGSSRPLVPGELRPHIGLPSPDGAHVAYMLGNGSAFTIWMADSVGGNRRPLTTEGLEVDVPNGWSPDGKHFLYISNRTGTSDLWIASVDGSPPRQLTRNVRNDYDGAWSPDGQSIAFLSDRGKQTDIWVIAAAGGEERRVTNTPAEEHGPLTWRGGTNEVVFNAGITTNSVWAIDLSSGKERQLTADSDRVSDWWSSPDGSQVAVVVDRGGGARELSLVPTAGGPARTLLSVSATLDRPMFSPDGSQLVYASDAGGTPGIWVIGVNGTAPRELTKGGLASQAVWSEDGTSVFYLHNRESRMQDVWKVPAAGGEATRVTRVGGLTGIMSRAGYPGTYVAGFSKQGGTYAVMRLRDDGTLLPVWTRSNSGWMVPLSRDSMVAFVEQPNGTMRGMVLSASGGGGRVVLKPNEEPSGTSIDGKFLLYHMTVNGATDLGILTLADGSVRRLTTSPEDESGSEFTPDGKTVIFARQRLVQRIQTVDVTSLLTPVKQR; the protein is encoded by the coding sequence ATGAAGCGCTGGCCCTTCGTCTTGACGCTGGCACTGCTCGCCGCCTGTGGCGGAGCTGACACGATCACTGCCAATGCGGTACCGACGGCCGTCGCGCTATCACCTGACGGCGTGCGTCACGCCTCCGCATCGTTCTCGCCGGATGGGAAGCACATCGCCTATTGGACGCCGGCCGCCGATTCCACCAAGGACTGGGTCCTTACGGTGGCGAACGCGGATCTGAGCGCACCCACCACGATGCCTGTGCGCGCGAATCAGCCCGATATGCCGGTGTGGCATCCCGATGGCACCAGGCTCGCCACCGTGTCGTCGCAGTATTCGGCCACGTGGGACATCGTACAGGTCACACTCTCCACCGGTGACGTGAAACGGCTGACCTCAGATCCCGGGATTGAAGACCCGAACGCGTGGAGTGGGGACGGCCGTACGATCGCCTTCGTGCGCTCATCACCCGAGGGTTCCATCCGCTCCGACATCCTCACGGTGGCCGACGGCAGCAGTCGGCCATTGGTGCCCGGAGAATTGCGTCCGCACATCGGCCTGCCCTCGCCCGATGGTGCGCACGTCGCGTACATGCTGGGCAACGGGTCGGCATTCACGATCTGGATGGCGGACAGCGTGGGCGGTAACCGACGGCCGCTCACCACCGAGGGGCTGGAAGTCGACGTGCCAAACGGCTGGTCTCCCGATGGCAAACACTTTCTGTACATCTCCAACCGCACCGGCACGTCCGACTTGTGGATCGCGTCGGTTGACGGGAGCCCGCCGCGACAGCTCACGCGTAACGTGCGCAATGATTACGACGGAGCATGGTCTCCCGATGGTCAATCGATCGCCTTCCTTTCGGATCGCGGTAAGCAGACCGACATTTGGGTGATTGCGGCGGCGGGCGGAGAGGAACGTCGAGTCACCAACACGCCTGCCGAGGAGCATGGGCCGCTGACGTGGCGCGGGGGAACGAACGAGGTGGTGTTCAACGCCGGGATCACGACGAATTCCGTGTGGGCCATCGATCTGAGCAGCGGAAAGGAACGTCAGCTCACCGCCGACTCGGATCGGGTGAGTGACTGGTGGTCTTCTCCCGACGGATCGCAGGTCGCCGTGGTCGTTGATCGCGGCGGCGGGGCAAGGGAATTGTCGCTGGTGCCGACAGCGGGTGGTCCTGCGCGCACGCTGCTCTCGGTGTCAGCGACGCTCGACCGGCCCATGTTCTCACCAGACGGGTCACAACTCGTTTACGCCTCGGATGCCGGCGGCACACCGGGCATCTGGGTGATCGGTGTAAACGGAACAGCGCCGCGCGAACTGACCAAAGGTGGTCTCGCGTCGCAGGCCGTGTGGAGCGAAGACGGCACCAGCGTGTTCTACCTGCACAATCGCGAGAGTCGCATGCAGGACGTCTGGAAGGTGCCAGCCGCCGGCGGAGAAGCGACACGAGTGACCCGCGTCGGTGGCCTGACCGGTATCATGAGCCGCGCCGGCTACCCGGGCACCTACGTTGCGGGCTTCAGCAAGCAGGGCGGCACGTACGCCGTGATGCGACTGCGCGACGACGGTACGCTGCTTCCCGTGTGGACGCGATCGAACTCCGGTTGGATGGTGCCACTGTCACGCGATTCGATGGTCGCTTTCGTCGAGCAACCCAACGGCACCATGCGCGGCATGGTGCTCTCCGCTTCGGGCGGCGGCGGTCGCGTGGTGCTCAAGCCAAATGAGGAGCCGTCGGGGACGTCGATCGACGGCAAGTTTTTGCTCTATCACATGACGGTGAACGGGGCGACGGATCTTGGCATTCTCACGCTCGCCGACGGCTCGGTTCGGCGACTGACGACGTCTCCCGAAGACGAGAGCGGCTCCGAGTTCACGCCCGACGGCAAGACCGTGATATTCGCCCGGCAGCGGCTCGTGCAGCGGATCCAGACGGTGGATGTGACGTCGCTGCTGACACCGGTGAAGCAGCGGTAG
- a CDS encoding ATP-binding protein yields the protein MTPSSAPFFLRTFANLELSARQPDGTRQVILQRGKPLAVLAYCASARKREHGRDTLATLLWSDAPPDRARHNVRQALWRLRRLLGDLFVTREDAVISVGADLASDRDLFLDAVYRNDASDALGWYEGPFLGGVTIPGGDEFDDWASGERRRLEDALLRVAEPYLRGDVLRMKPSERRSAIEALVQKAPANPDARRIAIDVLLDMDDRVAAQGEADAMEQLAQQQEITLSPACAVSVARARERVDTTAVAEPTGLSLDLVGRDDQFARVVQAWTLAKQGQCQVVLLTGVAGIGKSRLLKAIHARCTGRRSRALTVRANSGEQDVPFGYAAQVARALASLPGAAGINADSARELVALDPALGSRYAVSPSTNEGGESVRRRALAVLDLLSAIAEQEPLALLLDDLHWADPASRQLLSIAIGRLSELPLLVVGTTRPSSATSLDHATLAVLPLLPLGADAVVDAIRSSGVWPDSAEAEHFIHTLAEACDGIPLAVMERLSLAQESGLILLHDGSWRSADWPKAASEIAVSSPLSRRIAACSEHEHRLLLRLAVAGMPLSADVWLAHAPVSAGDVATTASVQSLQQKGLVLQQDTMYAPAHDVITEHLLSRSAPDAVRDAHVALAIALIESDAVDRLTVGLRHFVHGGDATRAAHTLGRIVARARRSGDPRHARDIMSDLLGDRLPQPLQDTLLASVPWRERSARVASRLMVAAAVLLSVATTGASWYAMRTPSLAIRQSAVVTVPANQYGTNAMRLLPSLVVAVPTGRSADVLQARGVRVRSLRPSATIIAGDSAMVENGTAAFGNLRIRTTDSVVALRFEAEGYRPIDFEMSSKEGIQTPRLGTNRVRLAEAQFGSQRVRGPHARIDVERGAMISGVVQIQYTANWPAASVWLSMTPSWGDPQALGRDLTPVPTPVKQDIIDMSIGVQAPKEAGRYWLLFVVAAEPSGGFALSRTNWTLGEPVWGDGNDIASLPDSTIRRANIEGAILSRLAMPEYLQRAEKRCDGSARKVRGVGIRYCEAEMALFGIEVVVR from the coding sequence ATGACCCCGTCGAGCGCTCCGTTCTTTCTTCGCACCTTTGCCAACCTCGAGCTGTCGGCCCGACAGCCAGACGGCACGCGGCAGGTAATCCTGCAGCGCGGCAAACCGCTGGCGGTACTCGCGTATTGCGCGAGCGCCCGCAAGCGTGAACATGGGCGCGACACGTTGGCCACGTTGCTCTGGTCCGACGCGCCCCCCGATCGCGCACGGCACAATGTGCGGCAGGCGCTCTGGCGGCTCCGGCGGTTGCTGGGCGATCTGTTCGTCACCCGCGAAGACGCGGTGATCAGCGTGGGCGCCGACCTCGCGAGTGACCGCGATCTGTTTCTCGACGCCGTGTACCGCAACGATGCGTCCGACGCACTGGGGTGGTACGAAGGACCGTTCCTGGGCGGCGTGACCATTCCCGGTGGCGATGAATTCGACGACTGGGCCAGCGGCGAGCGTCGGCGGTTAGAGGATGCGCTGCTGCGGGTGGCGGAGCCGTACTTGCGCGGCGACGTGCTGCGCATGAAGCCCTCGGAGCGCCGCAGTGCGATCGAGGCCCTCGTGCAAAAGGCCCCGGCCAATCCCGATGCACGCCGGATCGCCATCGACGTGCTGCTCGACATGGACGATCGCGTCGCCGCGCAGGGCGAAGCCGACGCGATGGAGCAACTCGCGCAGCAGCAGGAGATCACGTTGTCGCCGGCCTGCGCGGTGAGCGTAGCCCGCGCCCGTGAACGTGTGGACACGACGGCGGTGGCCGAGCCGACTGGCCTGTCGCTGGATTTGGTGGGACGCGACGACCAGTTCGCGCGCGTGGTGCAGGCGTGGACACTGGCCAAGCAGGGACAGTGTCAGGTCGTGCTGCTGACCGGTGTGGCCGGCATCGGCAAGAGTCGACTGTTGAAGGCTATTCACGCGCGATGCACCGGTCGTCGATCGCGCGCACTCACGGTGCGCGCCAACTCTGGCGAACAGGACGTGCCCTTCGGCTACGCGGCGCAGGTGGCGCGGGCCTTGGCGTCGTTGCCCGGTGCGGCCGGCATCAACGCTGACAGCGCGCGTGAGCTGGTCGCGCTCGATCCCGCGCTTGGCAGTCGCTACGCCGTGTCGCCCTCCACCAACGAAGGCGGCGAGTCGGTGCGGCGTCGAGCACTGGCGGTGCTCGACCTGCTGTCGGCGATCGCCGAACAGGAACCGTTGGCGCTGTTGCTGGATGACCTGCACTGGGCCGATCCTGCGTCGCGGCAGCTCTTGTCCATCGCGATCGGACGACTCAGCGAGTTGCCACTGCTGGTGGTGGGTACCACACGTCCGTCGAGTGCGACGTCGCTCGATCACGCCACGCTCGCGGTACTGCCGTTGCTGCCGCTTGGCGCCGACGCGGTGGTCGATGCGATTCGCAGCAGCGGCGTGTGGCCCGACAGCGCCGAAGCGGAGCATTTCATTCACACGCTGGCCGAGGCGTGCGACGGGATTCCGCTGGCGGTGATGGAACGACTGAGTTTGGCGCAGGAGTCGGGGCTGATTCTATTGCACGACGGCAGCTGGCGATCCGCCGACTGGCCCAAGGCCGCGAGCGAGATCGCGGTATCGTCGCCGTTGAGCCGACGCATCGCGGCGTGCAGCGAACACGAACATCGACTCCTGCTGCGGCTGGCGGTCGCGGGCATGCCATTGTCGGCCGATGTGTGGCTGGCGCATGCACCTGTATCGGCCGGTGACGTCGCGACGACGGCGAGTGTGCAATCACTGCAGCAGAAAGGACTCGTGCTGCAGCAGGATACGATGTACGCGCCGGCCCACGATGTGATCACGGAGCATCTGCTCTCGCGCAGTGCCCCCGATGCGGTGCGCGACGCGCATGTCGCGCTGGCGATCGCGCTGATCGAGTCCGATGCCGTCGATCGACTCACCGTCGGTCTGCGTCACTTCGTGCACGGCGGCGACGCCACACGCGCGGCTCATACGTTGGGGCGGATTGTCGCCCGTGCTCGTCGTAGCGGCGACCCGCGTCACGCACGCGACATCATGTCGGACCTGCTCGGCGACCGGTTACCCCAGCCGCTGCAAGACACGCTGCTGGCCTCCGTACCGTGGCGTGAGCGCTCGGCGCGCGTGGCTTCGCGATTGATGGTGGCGGCAGCGGTGCTGCTCAGTGTGGCCACGACGGGCGCGTCGTGGTATGCGATGCGCACCCCGTCGTTGGCGATCCGGCAGTCGGCAGTGGTGACGGTGCCGGCAAATCAGTACGGCACGAACGCCATGCGACTGTTGCCATCGCTCGTGGTGGCGGTGCCAACTGGGCGAAGCGCCGACGTGTTGCAGGCGCGCGGCGTGCGCGTGCGTTCATTGCGGCCAAGTGCAACGATAATCGCGGGAGACAGTGCCATGGTGGAGAATGGCACCGCGGCGTTCGGCAACCTGCGGATACGCACCACCGATAGCGTCGTCGCACTCCGCTTCGAAGCCGAGGGGTATCGACCCATTGATTTCGAGATGTCGTCGAAGGAAGGAATTCAGACGCCGCGACTCGGCACCAACAGGGTGCGCTTGGCCGAGGCGCAGTTCGGGTCGCAGCGGGTGCGTGGTCCGCATGCGCGCATCGATGTGGAGCGCGGCGCGATGATATCCGGTGTGGTACAGATTCAGTACACCGCCAACTGGCCGGCCGCGTCGGTATGGCTGTCGATGACGCCCTCGTGGGGTGACCCGCAGGCACTCGGTCGCGATCTCACTCCCGTGCCGACGCCGGTAAAGCAGGACATCATCGACATGTCGATCGGCGTGCAGGCGCCGAAGGAAGCGGGGCGCTACTGGCTGTTGTTTGTCGTTGCCGCCGAGCCCTCGGGCGGCTTTGCGCTGTCGCGCACGAACTGGACGCTGGGGGAGCCGGTCTGGGGAGACGGCAACGACATCGCGAGCCTGCCCGACTCCACGATCCGTCGGGCGAACATCGAGGGCGCAATCCTGTCGCGGCTGGCGATGCCCGAGTATCTGCAGCGTGCCGAGAAGCGATGCGATGGGTCCGCGCGGAAGGTGCGGGGTGTGGGGATACGGTACTGCGAGGCGGAAATGGCGCTGTTCGGGATCGAAGTGGTCGTTCGGTAG
- a CDS encoding PEP-CTERM sorting domain-containing protein, with product MRISTLRIVRSAVAIAVLAGPMSAARADGTPSSWNWQLVSAGFSPDGGNVNSSLPSLFAASTSDVYLTGCYRCLFRWNGTTFSSQTQPAGANRYTVSGAPGSAIYSAGQQGYQSGNLLQFNGTTWTNVLTTGGELFNTYVAPDGGVFVVGDGTFYRNTGIGFNSVNTGLSTAFNTDRLLAVTGFSSNDVFMGGYNGRILRYDGTSITSMNTGVNAAFVAMDGTSASNLFAVGNNGIVMFFNGTTWTQLPSLGNVGLFGVKALGPNDVLVSGENGLLARWNGVSWTTINLGTTNRLGAISTPDAGKTLFIAEATYTDVRFRLGSAVFAPTTVPEPATTVLVALGLAGVMVVRARRRGVGSV from the coding sequence ATGCGTATCTCAACTCTTCGTATTGTCCGTTCGGCCGTCGCCATCGCCGTTCTTGCCGGTCCAATGTCTGCTGCCCGCGCCGACGGCACCCCCTCCAGCTGGAACTGGCAGCTGGTCAGCGCCGGGTTCTCACCCGACGGCGGCAACGTCAATTCGTCGCTGCCATCGCTCTTCGCCGCGTCGACGTCCGACGTGTACCTGACCGGCTGCTATCGCTGCCTGTTCCGATGGAACGGCACGACGTTTTCCTCGCAGACGCAACCCGCCGGCGCAAATCGCTACACGGTAAGCGGTGCCCCCGGCAGCGCGATCTACAGTGCCGGCCAGCAGGGCTATCAGTCGGGCAATCTGCTTCAATTCAACGGCACCACATGGACGAACGTGCTCACCACCGGCGGTGAGCTGTTCAACACCTACGTCGCGCCCGACGGCGGCGTGTTCGTGGTGGGCGACGGCACGTTCTATCGCAACACAGGCATCGGCTTCAATTCCGTGAACACGGGGTTGAGCACCGCCTTCAACACGGACCGGTTGCTGGCGGTCACGGGCTTCAGCTCGAACGACGTGTTCATGGGCGGCTACAACGGCCGCATTCTGCGCTACGACGGCACGAGCATCACGTCGATGAACACGGGCGTGAACGCGGCGTTCGTGGCCATGGACGGGACATCGGCCAGCAACCTGTTCGCGGTGGGCAACAACGGCATCGTGATGTTCTTCAACGGCACCACGTGGACGCAGCTGCCATCACTTGGGAACGTTGGCTTGTTCGGGGTCAAGGCACTCGGTCCGAACGACGTGCTGGTGTCGGGCGAGAACGGTCTCCTGGCTCGCTGGAATGGTGTGAGCTGGACGACGATCAACCTCGGCACCACCAACCGACTCGGCGCCATCAGCACGCCGGATGCCGGCAAGACGCTGTTCATCGCCGAGGCTACTTACACGGATGTGCGCTTCCGCCTGGGTAGTGCGGTGTTCGCGCCCACCACCGTGCCCGAGCCGGCGACGACGGTGCTCGTTGCGCTAGGGCTGGCGGGGGTGATGGTGGTGCGGGCACGGCGGCGGGGCGTGGGCTCCGTGTGA
- a CDS encoding GAF domain-containing protein, whose protein sequence is MSADPQYALERLQEIAELDLLSADVDPMLQDIARQTATHLSLPVSLISVVLDDALHVAGSHGLDGLWLGETRGHPVEWSFCATSVRTREAYVVERATEDAYHRTNPLVVQDGVRCYAGVPLISSRGFVLGNLCVVGLEERTFTVSEVAFLHDMAKTAVARIEERRTRGAVT, encoded by the coding sequence ATGAGTGCAGATCCACAGTACGCCCTCGAGCGCTTGCAGGAGATCGCCGAGCTCGATCTGCTCTCTGCCGACGTCGATCCGATGTTGCAAGACATTGCGCGTCAGACGGCCACGCACCTGTCGCTGCCCGTCTCGCTGATCAGCGTCGTACTCGACGACGCGCTGCACGTGGCCGGCTCACATGGACTGGACGGACTCTGGCTCGGCGAAACCCGCGGCCATCCGGTGGAGTGGTCGTTCTGCGCCACATCGGTACGTACCCGCGAAGCGTACGTGGTGGAGCGCGCGACCGAAGACGCCTATCACCGCACGAATCCATTGGTCGTGCAAGACGGTGTTCGCTGCTACGCCGGCGTTCCTCTCATCTCGTCGCGCGGCTTCGTACTTGGCAATCTCTGCGTGGTCGGGCTCGAAGAGCGTACGTTCACGGTAAGCGAAGTCGCATTTCTCCACGATATGGCAAAGACCGCAGTGGCTCGCATCGAGGAGCGTCGCACACGGGGTGCGGTGACCTAA